From the genome of Bradyrhizobium elkanii USDA 76, one region includes:
- a CDS encoding branched-chain amino acid ABC transporter permease: MTELQAGQGTQPLDVTRIDAKPQRYRDVLIALVAFALLALLPFIFGSKQLLDFVIRCAAYGLFATSLNLLVGYTGLISFGHGMFFGLGAYGFGLMMQKTGVPIPVAFVATLAMTLVVAVVIGAICVRLREIYFAFVTLAFQMLIHSTILSWQSLTGGDQGLRGGIPRPPFLGIDLSNHLHLYITSCALLVIGLLLMRQIAQSPFGYTLRMIRDNATRASFIGIDVWRAKLTIFVLAALFAATGGIIMALFVSGAYPEFAYWTISGEGIFINMLGGVTTFLGPMVGTVLLLILNDTVTRLTEYHGIVLGIVILFFAIGLRKGLMDFVVEWFAQRRGEAGERAP; this comes from the coding sequence ATGACCGAGTTGCAGGCCGGGCAGGGCACGCAGCCCCTCGATGTTACCCGGATCGATGCCAAGCCGCAGCGTTACCGCGATGTGCTGATCGCGCTCGTAGCCTTTGCCCTGCTCGCGCTGCTGCCGTTCATCTTCGGCAGCAAGCAGCTGCTCGACTTCGTGATCCGCTGCGCCGCCTACGGATTGTTCGCGACGTCGCTCAACCTTCTGGTCGGCTACACCGGACTGATCTCGTTCGGCCACGGCATGTTCTTCGGCCTCGGTGCCTATGGTTTCGGGCTGATGATGCAGAAGACCGGCGTGCCGATCCCGGTGGCCTTCGTCGCCACGCTGGCGATGACCCTGGTCGTCGCCGTCGTCATCGGCGCGATTTGCGTGCGGCTAAGGGAAATCTACTTTGCCTTCGTCACGCTGGCATTCCAGATGCTGATTCACTCGACCATCCTGTCGTGGCAGTCGCTGACCGGCGGCGACCAGGGCCTGCGCGGCGGGATTCCGCGGCCGCCGTTTCTCGGTATCGATCTGTCGAACCATCTGCATCTCTACATCACGAGCTGCGCCCTGCTGGTGATCGGCCTGCTGCTCATGCGCCAGATCGCGCAATCGCCGTTCGGCTACACGCTGCGGATGATCCGCGACAACGCCACGCGAGCGAGCTTCATCGGCATCGATGTCTGGCGCGCCAAGCTGACGATCTTTGTGCTCGCCGCGCTGTTCGCGGCGACCGGCGGCATCATCATGGCGCTGTTCGTCTCCGGCGCCTATCCCGAGTTTGCCTATTGGACGATCTCGGGCGAGGGCATTTTCATCAACATGCTCGGCGGCGTGACAACCTTCCTTGGACCGATGGTCGGCACGGTGCTGCTGCTGATCCTCAACGATACCGTTACCCGCCTGACCGAGTATCACGGCATCGTGCTCGGCATCGTGATCCTGTTCTTTGCCATCGGCCTGCGAAAGGGACTGATGGACTTTGTCGTCGAGTGGTTCGCGCAGCGTCGCGGAGAAGCCGGGGAGCGCGCGCCATGA
- a CDS encoding SDR family NAD(P)-dependent oxidoreductase, whose translation MSAQTRISVVTGGASGIGAACVRELAAAGDLVAVLDRDLAKAQTVAAEVGGKAFAADVAEERSVEACAAAIERDCGPVAVLVNSAGIIQAPVRPHDLPMTSWDDVVRVDQRGTYVACVAFARQMIARKRGSIVNIASIAGMRSMPLHAYAPAKAAVIAITECLAAEWGPSGIRVNAVSPGYTLTPALKNAIDRGERDVSALAANAALRRLVDPSEIGRVVAFLASDVASAMTGANVPVDCGWLAGTSWSTYGGLREASG comes from the coding sequence ATGAGTGCACAGACGCGGATCAGCGTCGTTACCGGCGGCGCCAGCGGCATCGGCGCGGCTTGCGTTCGCGAACTCGCAGCGGCCGGCGATCTCGTCGCCGTTCTCGACCGCGATCTCGCCAAGGCGCAGACGGTTGCGGCGGAAGTCGGTGGCAAGGCCTTTGCGGCCGACGTGGCGGAGGAGCGCAGCGTCGAGGCCTGTGCGGCCGCGATCGAGCGCGACTGCGGCCCGGTCGCGGTGCTGGTCAACAGCGCCGGCATCATCCAGGCGCCGGTCCGGCCGCACGATCTGCCGATGACCTCCTGGGACGACGTCGTGCGCGTCGACCAGCGCGGCACCTATGTCGCCTGCGTTGCCTTTGCGCGGCAGATGATCGCGCGCAAGCGCGGCAGCATCGTCAACATCGCCTCGATTGCCGGCATGCGCTCGATGCCGCTGCATGCCTATGCGCCCGCCAAGGCGGCGGTGATCGCCATCACCGAATGCCTCGCGGCCGAATGGGGGCCGTCCGGCATCCGCGTCAATGCGGTGTCCCCTGGTTATACGCTGACGCCGGCGCTGAAGAATGCCATCGATCGCGGAGAGCGGGATGTCTCGGCGCTGGCTGCCAATGCAGCACTTCGCCGTCTCGTCGATCCCTCGGAAATCGGCCGCGTCGTCGCATTTCTGGCGTCCGACGTGGCCTCGGCGATGACCGGCGCCAACGTGCCGGTCGATTGCGGCTGGCTCGCCGGCACATCGTGGAGCACCTACGGCGGTCTGCGGGAGGCGAGCGGCTAG
- a CDS encoding ABC transporter ATP-binding protein, producing the protein MLEIRGLSKSFGGVKATDNVSLDFADGSLTAVIGPNGAGKSTFFNLITGALQPDAGQILLNGVDMAGKAPPEIVRHGIGRAFQVASIFPSLTVEETMLAAVCADLRRAGVIHRRFPLAETRDRAEHAMELLGLAGKRNRTAATLSHGDQKLLDIALALVLEPKVLLLDEPTAGMGTEERWRMIDKVRELWEKQKITVVFIEHDMDIVFKIAPRIVVLCYGRILATGTPDAIRRNDAVIDAYLGSDDHAGAVA; encoded by the coding sequence ATGCTGGAGATTCGCGGACTCTCGAAATCCTTTGGCGGCGTCAAGGCGACCGACAACGTCTCGCTCGACTTTGCCGACGGTTCGCTCACCGCCGTGATCGGCCCAAACGGCGCCGGCAAGAGCACGTTCTTCAATCTGATCACGGGCGCGCTGCAACCTGATGCCGGGCAGATTTTGCTCAATGGCGTCGACATGGCGGGCAAGGCCCCGCCGGAGATCGTGCGCCATGGCATCGGCCGCGCCTTCCAGGTCGCGAGCATCTTCCCGTCGCTGACGGTCGAGGAGACCATGCTAGCTGCTGTTTGCGCCGATCTGCGACGCGCCGGCGTGATACATCGCCGGTTTCCGCTGGCCGAGACGCGCGACCGCGCCGAGCATGCGATGGAGCTGCTCGGCCTCGCCGGCAAGCGCAACCGGACCGCGGCGACGCTGTCGCACGGCGACCAGAAGCTGCTCGACATCGCGCTCGCGCTGGTGCTCGAGCCCAAGGTGCTGCTGCTCGACGAGCCGACCGCGGGCATGGGCACCGAGGAGCGCTGGCGCATGATCGACAAGGTGCGTGAGCTCTGGGAGAAGCAGAAGATCACCGTCGTGTTCATCGAGCACGACATGGACATCGTATTCAAGATTGCGCCTCGGATCGTCGTACTGTGCTACGGCCGCATCCTGGCGACCGGGACGCCGGACGCGATCCGCAGGAATGACGCCGTGATCGACGCCTATCTCGGCAGCGACGACCACGCGGGAGCGGTGGCATGA
- a CDS encoding ABC transporter ATP-binding protein, with protein sequence MSAQPVVQVEDLDVYYGTSQILFGVGLSVRQGETMALLGRNGAGKSTTMKAIMGLAPARRGKVTLRGRVVSGMRPHHIARAGLGFVPEDRQIFPEHTVEDNLVIGQKKGPDGEDEWSIRRVYDVFPLLEPLRHRIAGRLSGGEQQMLAIARTLMGNPVLLLLDEPSEGLAPIIVQRIGELLRQLRGTGATVLIAEQNMHFCLGLASHATVIDKGQIVYTSAIEELKANDNIRQRYLAL encoded by the coding sequence ATGAGCGCGCAGCCGGTGGTGCAGGTCGAAGATCTCGACGTCTATTATGGCACCAGCCAGATTCTGTTCGGCGTCGGCCTGTCGGTGCGGCAGGGCGAAACCATGGCGCTGCTCGGCCGCAACGGCGCCGGCAAGTCGACCACCATGAAGGCAATCATGGGGCTGGCACCGGCGCGCCGCGGCAAGGTGACCCTGCGCGGCCGGGTGGTCTCAGGAATGCGGCCGCATCACATCGCGCGCGCCGGGCTCGGCTTCGTGCCGGAAGACCGTCAGATCTTTCCCGAGCACACGGTCGAGGACAATCTCGTCATCGGCCAGAAGAAGGGGCCTGATGGCGAGGACGAGTGGTCGATCCGCCGCGTCTATGACGTGTTCCCGCTGCTCGAGCCGCTGCGGCACCGGATCGCCGGCAGGCTGTCCGGCGGCGAGCAGCAGATGCTGGCGATCGCCCGCACGCTGATGGGCAATCCGGTGCTGCTGCTGCTGGACGAGCCGAGCGAGGGGCTGGCGCCGATCATCGTGCAGCGCATCGGCGAACTGCTGCGGCAGCTCCGCGGCACCGGTGCCACAGTATTGATCGCCGAGCAGAACATGCATTTTTGCCTTGGCCTTGCGAGCCACGCGACGGTTATCGACAAGGGACAGATCGTCTACACATCTGCCATCGAAGAGCTGAAGGCCAACGATAACATCCGGCAGCGCTATCTGGCGCTGTAG
- a CDS encoding CaiB/BaiF CoA transferase family protein: protein MAGKLTPTHEAPYRGLKVLDFGQGIASPYCAMLLGVYGADVIKVEPPEGDWSRYLGTTYGNHTTLSAVYNRGKRSLCLDMKHKDGIAIAQRLAREADVLIEGFRPGVAERLGLGYESLSRDNPGLVYLSVSGFGQSGPYAKRPGSDSVAQAFSGLVSVNLGADGVPHRVGTTISDVVTGVYAFQAIATTLFARATVGTGRWIDVNLCQSTSALLGHKVAEFILEGGAPRALNVPAGTYQTQDGWMMVTLVNEPQYKRLCGAIGREDLAGDPRFADFARRADAADALIPQLREVFLTHATDAWLTRLHAADIIAERILNPGEWLRNVHVEATRASVCQDTPGVGAVYTPRTPGIASLSEDQLCPAPDVGQDSRAVLTEAGFGSAEIDGLLLSGAVRHAKS, encoded by the coding sequence ATGGCGGGCAAGCTGACGCCGACGCATGAAGCGCCGTATCGTGGGCTGAAGGTACTCGATTTCGGGCAGGGGATTGCCTCGCCCTATTGCGCGATGCTGCTCGGTGTCTACGGCGCCGACGTCATCAAGGTCGAGCCGCCGGAGGGCGACTGGTCGCGCTATCTCGGCACGACCTACGGCAACCACACGACGCTGTCGGCGGTCTACAACCGCGGCAAGCGCAGCCTGTGCCTCGACATGAAGCACAAGGACGGGATCGCGATCGCGCAGCGGCTGGCGCGCGAGGCCGACGTCCTCATCGAAGGATTTCGCCCTGGTGTCGCAGAGCGGCTCGGGCTCGGCTATGAGAGCCTGTCGCGCGACAATCCCGGCCTGGTCTATCTGTCGGTCAGCGGCTTCGGGCAGAGCGGCCCGTACGCCAAGCGGCCCGGCTCGGATTCGGTCGCGCAGGCGTTCTCGGGGCTGGTCTCGGTCAATCTCGGCGCCGATGGCGTGCCGCATCGGGTCGGTACCACGATTTCCGACGTCGTCACCGGCGTCTATGCGTTCCAGGCCATCGCCACGACGCTGTTCGCGCGTGCGACCGTCGGCACCGGCCGCTGGATCGACGTCAATCTCTGCCAGTCGACGTCGGCGCTGCTCGGCCACAAGGTGGCGGAGTTCATCCTCGAGGGCGGCGCGCCGCGCGCGCTGAACGTTCCGGCCGGCACCTACCAGACCCAGGACGGCTGGATGATGGTCACCCTGGTGAACGAGCCGCAATACAAGCGGCTGTGCGGTGCGATCGGGCGTGAGGATCTCGCCGGCGATCCGCGTTTTGCCGACTTCGCCCGGCGCGCCGATGCGGCCGACGCGCTGATCCCGCAATTGCGCGAGGTGTTCTTGACCCACGCGACGGATGCCTGGCTGACCCGGCTGCATGCGGCCGATATCATCGCCGAGCGGATCCTCAATCCCGGCGAATGGCTGCGCAACGTCCATGTCGAGGCGACCAGGGCGTCGGTGTGCCAGGACACTCCCGGCGTCGGCGCGGTCTACACGCCACGCACGCCGGGGATCGCGAGCCTGTCTGAGGATCAGCTTTGCCCCGCGCCTGACGTCGGGCAGGATAGCCGCGCCGTGCTGACGGAAGCCGGCTTCGGTTCCGCCGAGATCGACGGCCTGCTGCTGTCGGGCGCGGTGCGGCACGCCAAGAGCTAA
- a CDS encoding enoyl-CoA hydratase/isomerase family protein, giving the protein MSTDLVRYSVTDQIAEIVLDRAPVNALSIPLIDALLAALAKARDDDAVRAVIISSAHKVFCAGLDLDIVRGKPAIETKTFLERLYFALNDTQYRMGKPTIAAIDGAVRAGGMTIAISCDMIVAGDGSTFGYPEIDVGLIPAIHFVQLPRLVGKHQAFGPLFLGEPFDAATAFRMGLLSEVVPKGTALARAREIARKLAAKSPIVMKIGRDAFMRAVDADFRRSVENTAESFVVVASTEDCQEGLNAFVEKRAPNYKGR; this is encoded by the coding sequence ATGAGCACCGACCTCGTTCGTTACTCGGTCACCGACCAGATTGCGGAGATCGTGCTGGATCGCGCGCCGGTCAACGCACTCAGCATTCCCCTGATCGACGCGCTGCTGGCGGCGCTGGCGAAAGCGCGCGATGACGATGCGGTGCGCGCCGTCATCATCAGCAGCGCCCACAAGGTGTTTTGCGCCGGCCTCGATCTCGACATCGTCAGGGGCAAGCCCGCGATCGAGACCAAGACATTCCTGGAGCGGCTGTATTTCGCGCTGAACGATACGCAGTACCGCATGGGCAAGCCGACGATCGCGGCGATCGATGGCGCGGTGCGCGCCGGCGGCATGACGATCGCGATCTCCTGCGACATGATCGTCGCGGGCGACGGCTCGACCTTCGGCTATCCCGAGATCGATGTCGGCCTGATCCCGGCGATCCATTTCGTGCAGTTGCCGCGGCTGGTCGGAAAGCACCAGGCATTCGGCCCGCTGTTCCTTGGCGAGCCCTTCGATGCCGCGACCGCCTTTCGCATGGGCCTGCTCAGCGAGGTGGTGCCGAAGGGCACCGCGCTCGCGCGGGCTCGCGAGATCGCACGCAAGCTCGCGGCGAAATCGCCGATCGTGATGAAGATCGGACGCGACGCCTTCATGCGTGCGGTCGATGCCGATTTCCGCCGCTCGGTGGAAAACACGGCGGAAAGCTTTGTTGTGGTCGCATCGACGGAAGACTGCCAGGAAGGGCTCAATGCGTTCGTCGAGAAGCGGGCGCCCAACTACAAGGGACGGTAA
- a CDS encoding MaoC family dehydratase gives MAGLYFEEFEVGQEFHHEFSRTVTEMDNTMFSLLTMNPQPLHIDAHFSEKTEFGQRLFNSLYTLGIMIGMSVYDTTLGTTVGNLGMTDVKFPKPVFHGDTLKAHTRIIGKRASKSRPTQGIVEFEHTMTNQRGEVVASCRRTGLMHCKPKA, from the coding sequence ATGGCTGGATTGTATTTCGAGGAGTTCGAGGTCGGGCAAGAATTCCACCACGAGTTCAGCCGGACCGTGACCGAGATGGACAACACCATGTTCAGCCTCCTGACCATGAACCCGCAGCCGTTGCATATCGACGCGCATTTCTCCGAGAAGACCGAGTTCGGCCAGCGGCTGTTCAACAGCCTCTATACGCTCGGCATCATGATCGGCATGAGCGTGTACGATACGACGCTGGGAACGACCGTCGGCAATCTCGGCATGACCGACGTCAAGTTCCCCAAGCCGGTGTTCCATGGCGACACGCTGAAGGCGCACACCAGGATCATCGGCAAGCGCGCCAGCAAGTCGCGGCCGACCCAGGGCATCGTCGAGTTCGAGCACACCATGACCAACCAGCGCGGCGAGGTGGTGGCGAGCTGCCGCCGCACCGGCCTGATGCACTGCAAGCCGAAGGCGTAA
- a CDS encoding HpcH/HpaI aldolase/citrate lyase family protein: MRSFLFVPGDSTRKYESAKKTAADALILDLEDSIAPDQKVVARGITRQMLDARNPEQKLYIRVNALDTDLTLGDLAAVMPGKPDGIVLPKCAGAADVNRLALYLDAFEAASDIAQGTTRIVTVATETARAVLKILDFENMSPRLWGMMWGAEDLAASLGATRNRSDGRYHSPFILARDLCLIGAAAAGVVAIDTIATDINDLDALKAEAIAARQDGFLAKAVIHPKHVDVVNAAFVPTDEEIAWSERVIAAFANNPSGVAKMDGKMLDKPHLRAAEKILASHRK; this comes from the coding sequence ATGCGATCGTTCCTGTTTGTTCCCGGCGACAGCACCCGGAAATATGAAAGCGCGAAGAAGACCGCGGCCGACGCGCTGATTCTCGACCTCGAGGATTCCATCGCGCCGGACCAGAAGGTCGTCGCGCGCGGCATCACGCGCCAGATGCTCGATGCGCGCAATCCGGAGCAGAAGCTCTATATCCGCGTCAACGCGCTCGACACCGACCTGACGCTCGGCGATCTCGCCGCCGTGATGCCCGGCAAGCCCGATGGAATCGTGCTGCCGAAATGCGCCGGCGCCGCCGACGTCAACAGGCTCGCGCTCTATCTCGACGCATTCGAGGCGGCCTCGGATATCGCGCAGGGCACCACGCGGATCGTGACGGTCGCGACCGAGACGGCGCGGGCGGTGCTGAAAATCCTCGATTTCGAGAACATGAGCCCGCGGCTGTGGGGCATGATGTGGGGCGCGGAGGATCTCGCGGCCTCGCTCGGGGCAACGCGCAACCGCAGCGACGGCCGCTATCACTCGCCCTTCATCCTGGCGCGCGATCTCTGCCTGATCGGCGCGGCCGCCGCCGGCGTCGTCGCGATCGACACCATCGCGACCGACATCAACGATCTCGATGCCTTGAAGGCCGAGGCGATCGCCGCGCGGCAGGATGGCTTCCTCGCCAAGGCTGTGATCCACCCCAAGCATGTCGACGTCGTCAACGCGGCCTTCGTGCCGACGGATGAAGAAATCGCATGGTCGGAGCGGGTGATCGCCGCGTTCGCCAATAACCCATCGGGGGTCGCCAAGATGGACGGCAAGATGCTGGACAAGCCGCATCTGCGCGCCGCCGAGAAGATCCTGGCGTCGCACAGGAAATAG